One stretch of Chryseobacterium fluminis DNA includes these proteins:
- a CDS encoding helix-turn-helix domain-containing protein has translation MKMYVKFDFNALCKKILDEKLKEHGLKYRLLNFGEVEFYETLTQEQHKTFKKNLEDYGIEIIENQRSTLVQKIKDIIVKLVFSEEVIPVKASIYIAEKLNHSYGYLSNLFSEVTHTSIENFIILQKIEHAKELIIGNKQSLTEIAHKLNYSSVAHLSTQFKNTTGITPSQFHRIVMKKRKAKSLMITSQMNYE, from the coding sequence ATGAAAAGCTTAAAGAGCACGGCTTAAAATACCGACTGCTGAATTTTGGAGAAGTAGAATTTTATGAAACGCTCACTCAGGAGCAGCATAAAACTTTTAAAAAGAATCTTGAAGATTACGGTATTGAGATTATTGAGAATCAAAGATCGACTTTGGTTCAAAAAATAAAGGATATTATTGTAAAGCTGGTTTTTTCAGAAGAAGTAATACCGGTGAAAGCTTCTATCTATATAGCGGAAAAATTAAATCACAGCTACGGCTATCTTTCAAATTTATTTTCTGAGGTTACCCATACCTCTATAGAGAATTTTATTATCCTTCAGAAAATTGAACATGCCAAAGAACTGATCATAGGAAATAAGCAGAGTCTTACAGAAATTGCTCATAAGCTGAATTATTCCAGTGTTGCTCATTTAAGTACGCAATTTAAAAACACCACAGGAATTACCCCTTCGCAGTTTCATCGGATTGTAATGAAAAAGAGAAAGGCAAAAAGTCTCATGATTACTTCGCAAATGAATTATGAATAG
- a CDS encoding response regulator, protein MNREFLNVILADDDEAGQILLKSIFKELKIEIMVQCFQSEIQVMDYLNSTEGRIPEILLLHNTLSGGISKESIQEIRSEVRFGNMIIAVYGENLPESEIEDFFVAGAHVFIRKPNTYADLKKIVSDVVAVIWQYQTSGLNRDNFILKI, encoded by the coding sequence ATGAATAGGGAATTTCTGAATGTTATCCTTGCTGATGACGACGAAGCCGGCCAAATTCTTCTGAAAAGTATATTTAAGGAATTAAAAATAGAGATCATGGTTCAGTGTTTCCAGAGTGAGATACAGGTAATGGATTATCTGAACAGTACAGAGGGTCGCATCCCTGAGATTTTACTGCTCCATAATACGTTATCGGGAGGAATAAGTAAAGAATCTATTCAGGAGATCAGATCAGAAGTGAGGTTTGGCAATATGATTATCGCAGTTTATGGTGAAAATCTTCCTGAAAGTGAAATAGAGGATTTCTTTGTAGCCGGTGCGCATGTTTTTATCAGAAAACCTAATACCTATGCAGATCTTAAAAAGATCGTTTCAGATGTAGTTGCCGTAATATGGCAGTACCAGACCTCAGGACTTAATAGAGATAATTTTATTCTGAAAATTTAA
- the recG gene encoding ATP-dependent DNA helicase RecG, translating into MKSRVSDKMTLETSIEYVKGIGPDRAKLIKNVLAISNVEDLLNFYPIRYLDKNKVYTVSQLQESNLDVQLKGKITNIQEIQTGKTKRLAAKFRDDTGSMDLVWFQYSKWLKEQLPVNKEVFIFGKINVFNNQYSMPHPEIEVEEKKESDSRLKPIYPSSEKLTKRGLNQRFFQNVLRNICKEIPNLIEENMPDYMIRHFKFLSRQHTFLNIHFPKNMEYFEKANYRLKFEESFFFQLGYGLKKLHHKTHNFGNPFPVVGEYFTGFYENHLPFELTGAQKRVLKEIRLDMKRPVQMNRLLQGDVGSGKTMVALLTMLIAMDNGFQSCMMAPTEILAQQHYNGIKDLLAETGINVRLLTGSSKASQRKIIHQELENGELSILVGTHAILEDKVKFKNLGLAIIDEQHRFGVAQRAKLWAKNKIPPHILVMTATPIPRTLAMSFYSDLDVSVIDEMPVGRKPIITAHRREKDRAYVYDFCREEIQKGRQVYFVYPLIEESETLDYRNLMEGMDNVMDNFSKYNVTMLHGKMKPDEKDAAMNYFASGKAEIMVATTVIEVGVNVPNASVMVIESAERFGLSQLHQLRGRVGRGAEQSYCILMTSDKLSSDSRTRIKTMTETNDGFKISEVDMQLRGPGDILGTQQSGVVDFKRLDLVHDSAIIKLTKKTVEKILENDPHLNRPDHIAIKSYYLKYYKGKNKWSKIS; encoded by the coding sequence CTGAAATCCCGGGTCTCAGATAAAATGACTTTAGAAACTTCCATAGAATATGTAAAGGGCATCGGCCCGGACAGAGCCAAACTCATCAAAAATGTGCTGGCTATTTCCAATGTAGAAGATCTTCTGAACTTCTACCCTATCCGTTATCTGGATAAAAATAAGGTATATACCGTTTCCCAGCTTCAGGAATCAAACCTTGATGTCCAGTTGAAAGGAAAAATTACAAATATTCAGGAGATCCAGACTGGTAAAACAAAAAGACTCGCTGCCAAGTTCAGGGATGATACAGGATCGATGGATCTGGTATGGTTTCAGTATTCAAAATGGCTGAAGGAACAACTTCCGGTCAACAAAGAAGTCTTTATTTTCGGAAAAATTAATGTTTTTAACAATCAGTACTCAATGCCGCATCCGGAGATTGAAGTTGAAGAAAAAAAAGAAAGTGACAGCCGTCTGAAACCCATCTATCCAAGTTCTGAAAAACTGACCAAAAGAGGATTAAACCAAAGGTTTTTCCAGAATGTTCTCAGAAACATCTGCAAAGAGATTCCTAATCTTATTGAGGAAAATATGCCTGACTATATGATCAGACATTTTAAGTTTTTATCAAGACAGCATACTTTTTTAAATATTCATTTTCCCAAAAATATGGAGTATTTTGAAAAAGCCAATTACAGATTAAAATTTGAAGAATCATTCTTTTTCCAGTTAGGATACGGACTGAAGAAGCTTCACCATAAAACCCATAATTTCGGGAATCCTTTTCCCGTTGTGGGTGAATATTTTACCGGTTTTTATGAAAACCATCTGCCTTTTGAGCTTACCGGTGCTCAGAAACGGGTCTTAAAGGAAATCCGGCTGGATATGAAAAGACCGGTCCAGATGAACAGACTTTTACAGGGCGATGTGGGTTCGGGAAAAACAATGGTTGCCTTACTGACCATGCTTATCGCGATGGATAACGGTTTTCAGAGCTGTATGATGGCTCCTACTGAAATTCTTGCCCAACAGCACTATAACGGAATTAAAGATCTTCTGGCTGAAACCGGTATCAACGTACGGTTATTGACCGGTTCTTCAAAAGCTTCCCAAAGAAAAATTATCCACCAGGAACTTGAAAACGGTGAACTTTCCATTCTGGTGGGTACCCATGCCATTCTGGAGGATAAAGTAAAATTTAAAAATCTGGGATTAGCCATTATTGATGAGCAGCACCGGTTTGGGGTGGCACAGAGAGCCAAGCTCTGGGCAAAAAATAAAATTCCCCCACACATTCTGGTAATGACTGCAACGCCCATCCCCCGAACGCTGGCTATGAGTTTCTATTCTGATCTTGATGTTTCCGTGATTGATGAGATGCCGGTAGGCAGAAAACCTATTATTACGGCTCACCGAAGAGAAAAAGATCGGGCGTATGTCTATGATTTCTGCCGGGAGGAAATTCAGAAAGGACGACAGGTATATTTTGTTTATCCCCTGATAGAAGAATCTGAGACATTAGATTACCGAAACCTGATGGAAGGAATGGACAACGTAATGGATAATTTTTCAAAATATAATGTTACCATGCTTCACGGGAAAATGAAACCTGATGAAAAAGATGCGGCTATGAATTATTTTGCCTCCGGAAAAGCGGAAATTATGGTGGCGACCACTGTAATTGAGGTTGGAGTAAATGTTCCGAACGCTTCGGTGATGGTGATAGAAAGTGCTGAAAGATTTGGTTTATCACAGCTTCATCAGCTCCGTGGGCGCGTAGGTCGTGGTGCGGAACAGAGCTACTGTATTCTGATGACTTCCGATAAATTATCTTCCGACAGCAGGACCAGGATAAAAACCATGACCGAGACCAATGACGGTTTTAAAATATCTGAAGTTGATATGCAGCTGCGCGGGCCCGGCGACATCCTGGGTACTCAGCAAAGCGGAGTGGTAGATTTTAAAAGACTGGATCTTGTTCATGATTCGGCTATTATAAAACTAACAAAAAAAACGGTAGAGAAAATTCTTGAAAATGACCCGCATCTCAACAGACCTGATCACATTGCTATTAAAAGTTATTATCTGAAATATTATAAAGGGAAAAATAAATGGAGCAAGATTTCTTAA
- a CDS encoding thioredoxin family protein: MKKIISIICIFWLSLSFAQVKWMTIEEALQAQKENPKKILIDFYAEWCGPCKIMDKKTYGHQVIADILNENFYPVKFNAEEKKSVEIFGRTFANADKEHKKGKNSLHEFTQYMNVGAVPSTVFLDESGGPITILQGELSAKELEPYLELISKDLYKKIKTRPQWEDYQKKFKSRIKD; encoded by the coding sequence ATGAAGAAAATAATAAGCATAATCTGCATTTTTTGGTTAAGTCTCAGTTTTGCCCAGGTAAAGTGGATGACGATTGAAGAGGCTTTACAGGCACAGAAAGAAAATCCTAAAAAGATCCTGATTGATTTCTACGCAGAATGGTGCGGACCCTGCAAAATAATGGACAAAAAAACATACGGACATCAGGTGATTGCTGATATTTTAAATGAAAATTTTTATCCCGTAAAATTTAATGCAGAAGAAAAAAAATCCGTTGAAATTTTCGGAAGAACTTTTGCCAACGCAGATAAAGAACACAAGAAAGGTAAAAACTCCCTTCACGAATTCACCCAATATATGAATGTGGGTGCTGTTCCAAGCACTGTATTTCTTGATGAAAGCGGCGGACCTATTACCATTCTTCAGGGGGAGCTGTCTGCAAAAGAACTGGAACCTTATTTAGAATTGATTTCCAAAGACCTTTATAAAAAAATAAAAACAAGACCACAGTGGGAAGATTACCAGAAGAAGTTCAAATCCAGAATTAAAGATTAA
- a CDS encoding PDDEXK nuclease domain-containing protein, which produces MEISEDSLFQSVRELITQSREKVFRMANSTLLLTYWQIGKLIVEDEQKGKERAAYGKFTLKNLSKKLTAEFGKGFDYTNLSNMRKFYTAFPIVDALRQQLSWTHYRLLIKLDNSDKMNYYINESVQNHWNSRDLKRQISSLAYERVLEHKKNTDETIHSVLKDPYIFEFLGLKTDEKISEKEIETAIIDHIQKFLLEFGKGFAFVSRQQHISTDTSDFYIDLVFYNYILKCFVIIDLKTGELSHQDIGQMDMYVRMYDDLKRGEGDNPTIGILLCSEKDETIVKYSVLNDKNNLFASKYLLYLPKEEELKQIIDQDRIRFELDQQDYKTPN; this is translated from the coding sequence ATGGAAATTTCCGAAGATTCTTTATTTCAATCAGTAAGAGAGCTTATTACCCAATCGCGCGAAAAAGTTTTTCGAATGGCGAATTCTACTCTTTTGCTTACGTATTGGCAAATCGGAAAACTCATCGTTGAAGATGAACAAAAAGGAAAAGAACGTGCAGCGTACGGAAAATTTACTTTAAAAAACCTTTCAAAAAAGCTGACTGCAGAATTTGGAAAAGGCTTTGACTACACGAACCTTTCCAATATGCGTAAGTTTTATACTGCATTTCCAATTGTTGACGCATTGCGTCAACAATTGAGTTGGACCCATTACAGATTATTAATAAAGCTTGATAATTCAGATAAAATGAATTATTATATCAATGAATCTGTTCAAAACCACTGGAATTCCCGGGACCTGAAAAGACAGATCAGTTCTCTCGCTTATGAAAGAGTTCTGGAACATAAAAAGAACACCGACGAAACGATTCATAGTGTCTTAAAAGATCCTTACATTTTTGAATTCTTGGGACTAAAAACCGATGAAAAAATTTCCGAAAAAGAGATTGAAACGGCTATTATCGATCATATTCAGAAATTCTTACTGGAATTTGGGAAAGGCTTTGCTTTTGTTTCAAGACAACAGCATATTTCCACAGATACTTCAGATTTTTATATCGATCTGGTTTTTTACAATTATATCTTAAAATGCTTCGTTATTATCGATTTGAAAACCGGCGAACTTTCACATCAGGACATCGGCCAGATGGACATGTATGTAAGAATGTATGACGATCTGAAACGCGGTGAAGGTGATAATCCGACGATCGGAATTTTACTGTGCTCCGAAAAAGATGAAACCATTGTAAAGTATTCGGTTCTTAATGACAAAAATAATCTTTTCGCCAGCAAGTATCTTCTGTATCTTCCCAAAGAAGAAGAATTAAAACAAATTATTGATCAGGACAGAATTCGTTTTGAACTCGATCAACAAGACTATAAAACCCCTAATTAA
- a CDS encoding peptide MFS transporter: protein MDNTQALGPKPDEIVERSSRHPKGLWVLFGTEMWERFNFYGMRALLTLFMVNSLLIKEADAAIIYGGFLALCYLTPLLGGFIADKYIGNRNAILIGGSLMAIGQFLLFISASSFSADLGSAKTIMWLALFVIIFGNGFFKPNISSMVGSLYPKQEKSKLDSAFTIFYMGINIGAFLGQFICPYVGDVKDAATGVRDIFAFKWGFLAASIAMVIGTITFFILKNKYVVTPEGRPIGGLPKNNTSADFEEGETQTAKFSGASLGITGGIFVILFFAFRYLLVGEFGFKAVEMGQLIKGVIYPFIYAAGIALAFLIMSSAENKVEKQRIWVIYIVSFFIIFFWAAFEQAGSSLTFIADNQTDRNIFGWNMPPSMVQIFNGIFVVLLAVPFSLCWDKLRAKGKEPVSPMKQAIGLALIALSYFIIAHNVKDLGNSGLLAIKWLMLLYFIQTCGELCLSPIGLSLVGKLAPKRFASLLYGVFFISNAAGYALAGSLGALIPATGDKFSKAQEIGVNLQDVLDKKVTLNANQVAAFEKAQLPLANPTFAGFEIHNLFEFFMVFVVLCGIAAVILALISPILKKMMHGVN from the coding sequence ATGGATAATACTCAAGCATTAGGTCCTAAGCCGGATGAAATTGTAGAAAGAAGTTCCAGACACCCAAAAGGATTGTGGGTACTTTTCGGAACAGAAATGTGGGAGCGTTTCAACTTTTATGGAATGAGAGCACTTCTGACGCTCTTCATGGTAAATTCCTTACTAATAAAAGAAGCAGATGCAGCGATCATCTATGGCGGATTTTTAGCTTTATGTTATCTTACTCCGCTTTTGGGAGGTTTCATTGCTGACAAATATATCGGAAACAGAAACGCGATCCTGATCGGAGGTTCATTAATGGCCATCGGGCAGTTTTTACTGTTCATCAGCGCATCAAGCTTTTCAGCTGACTTAGGAAGTGCAAAAACGATCATGTGGCTGGCTTTATTCGTTATTATTTTCGGTAACGGATTCTTTAAGCCAAATATTTCCTCGATGGTAGGAAGTCTTTATCCTAAGCAGGAAAAATCAAAACTGGATTCCGCTTTTACGATTTTCTATATGGGAATCAATATCGGTGCGTTTTTAGGACAGTTTATTTGTCCGTACGTAGGAGACGTTAAGGATGCTGCGACAGGAGTAAGAGATATTTTCGCTTTTAAGTGGGGGTTCTTAGCGGCTTCCATTGCGATGGTAATCGGAACAATAACCTTCTTTATCCTTAAAAACAAATATGTCGTAACCCCTGAAGGAAGACCTATCGGCGGATTACCTAAAAACAATACAAGTGCAGATTTTGAAGAAGGTGAAACTCAGACGGCAAAATTCTCCGGAGCGTCATTAGGGATCACAGGAGGTATCTTTGTTATTCTTTTCTTCGCTTTCAGATATTTACTGGTGGGAGAATTCGGGTTTAAAGCAGTAGAAATGGGACAGCTGATCAAAGGAGTTATTTATCCTTTCATTTATGCGGCCGGTATTGCTTTAGCATTCTTAATTATGAGCTCTGCTGAAAACAAGGTGGAAAAACAGAGAATCTGGGTAATTTATATCGTATCATTCTTTATTATTTTCTTCTGGGCAGCTTTCGAGCAGGCAGGTTCTTCATTAACATTTATTGCAGATAATCAAACAGACAGAAACATCTTCGGATGGAACATGCCTCCATCCATGGTTCAGATTTTTAACGGTATCTTCGTTGTCCTATTGGCGGTACCTTTCAGTCTGTGTTGGGATAAATTAAGAGCTAAAGGAAAGGAGCCGGTATCTCCTATGAAGCAGGCGATTGGTTTGGCTTTGATTGCATTAAGTTATTTTATCATTGCACACAACGTAAAAGATCTCGGAAATTCTGGTTTATTGGCTATTAAATGGTTAATGCTTTTATATTTCATTCAAACTTGCGGGGAGCTTTGTCTATCACCAATCGGTTTATCATTGGTAGGTAAATTGGCTCCAAAAAGATTTGCCTCTTTATTATATGGAGTATTCTTTATTTCCAATGCTGCCGGATATGCATTGGCAGGATCGCTGGGAGCATTGATTCCGGCTACGGGCGATAAATTCTCCAAAGCACAGGAAATCGGGGTAAATCTTCAGGATGTTTTAGATAAAAAGGTTACCTTAAATGCAAATCAGGTGGCCGCTTTTGAAAAGGCTCAGTTACCTTTGGCAAACCCTACGTTCGCCGGATTTGAGATCCATAACTTATTCGAATTCTTTATGGTATTCGTGGTACTGTGTGGTATTGCTGCTGTAATTTTAGCTTTAATCTCTCCTATTTTAAAGAAAATGATGCACGGTGTAAACTAA
- a CDS encoding peptide MFS transporter, whose amino-acid sequence MKTKHPKGLPFLFFTEMWERFGYYLILGIFVLYVIEPTGIKGGLGLPDKTADDIFGTYIALTYLTPFIGGFLADRVLGYIKSIYLGGILMAAGYIGMGVFKDLTLFYSSLALIIIGNGFFKPTISTLLGNLYSEEPYKANKDSGYNIFYMGINIGAFICNIIAAFMRNKFGWGEAFITAGVGMLIGMVIFTIGRKHYIHAAQMKPVQEGDTKLSEIMIKVFLPAIIAGVIGWVIPGNIFGSDSTDAFIFACVPVIYFYASLYFKAKPQEKSSIGALLSVFLISMFFWAVFKQNGTALTRWANYYTDRSVPAALEKPLEGIYMVDGKGYEDKEVSVYDDQYQSQKDKDGNTIKEQGKDIYFKNISHEQRAELENNPEKKVYLYNTELFQSINPFWVIALTPLIVGFWALLRRKGKEPLTPTKIVLGLFISGLSCLVMVLAVWAGDNGAVKVSPWWLVASYGVITVGELCLSPMGLSFVSKLSPARITALMMGGFFLANSVGNKLSGILASTWYSYDNKMNYFLVNFALLIFATLLGLSMLKRLNKIMKEKGH is encoded by the coding sequence ATGAAGACTAAACATCCTAAAGGCCTTCCCTTTCTGTTTTTCACAGAGATGTGGGAACGTTTCGGGTACTATCTCATTCTCGGAATCTTTGTTCTGTATGTTATTGAACCTACCGGAATAAAAGGCGGACTTGGGCTTCCCGACAAAACAGCAGATGATATTTTCGGAACCTATATTGCCCTGACTTATCTCACCCCTTTTATCGGCGGGTTTTTAGCAGACAGGGTTTTAGGATATATAAAGTCTATTTATCTTGGGGGAATCTTAATGGCTGCCGGATATATCGGGATGGGGGTATTTAAAGATCTGACGCTTTTTTATTCTTCTTTAGCTCTGATTATCATTGGAAACGGATTCTTTAAGCCTACCATTTCCACCCTGTTGGGAAATTTATATTCAGAAGAACCTTATAAGGCCAATAAAGATTCGGGATATAATATTTTTTATATGGGAATCAATATCGGAGCGTTTATCTGTAATATCATTGCAGCCTTTATGCGGAATAAATTCGGCTGGGGCGAAGCTTTCATCACTGCCGGAGTCGGGATGCTCATCGGGATGGTTATTTTTACCATTGGAAGAAAGCACTATATCCATGCTGCTCAGATGAAACCAGTACAGGAAGGTGATACAAAGCTTTCTGAGATTATGATTAAGGTTTTCCTGCCGGCTATCATTGCAGGAGTGATCGGTTGGGTTATACCGGGAAATATTTTCGGAAGCGACAGTACGGATGCCTTTATTTTTGCCTGCGTTCCTGTCATCTATTTTTATGCTTCTCTTTATTTTAAAGCAAAACCCCAGGAAAAATCATCCATCGGAGCTCTGTTATCGGTCTTTCTGATCAGTATGTTTTTCTGGGCTGTCTTCAAGCAGAACGGAACAGCTTTGACAAGATGGGCCAATTACTATACCGACAGAAGTGTGCCCGCAGCTCTGGAGAAACCTTTGGAAGGAATTTATATGGTTGACGGGAAAGGTTATGAAGACAAGGAAGTTTCTGTGTATGACGATCAGTATCAGTCCCAAAAAGATAAAGACGGAAATACCATCAAAGAACAGGGCAAAGACATCTATTTTAAAAACATCTCACATGAACAGCGTGCAGAATTGGAAAACAACCCTGAAAAGAAAGTTTATCTTTACAATACAGAACTGTTTCAATCGATCAATCCGTTTTGGGTAATCGCATTAACACCACTTATCGTGGGGTTCTGGGCCCTGTTAAGAAGAAAAGGGAAAGAACCTCTGACCCCTACAAAAATTGTTTTGGGACTTTTTATTTCAGGATTGTCCTGTCTGGTCATGGTGCTGGCAGTTTGGGCCGGAGATAACGGCGCAGTGAAAGTTTCGCCCTGGTGGCTGGTGGCCAGTTATGGAGTTATTACTGTCGGTGAGCTTTGCCTTTCTCCCATGGGTCTTTCATTTGTTTCCAAACTTTCCCCTGCAAGAATTACGGCACTGATGATGGGAGGCTTTTTCCTGGCTAACTCCGTAGGTAATAAACTTTCAGGGATTTTAGCAAGCACCTGGTACAGCTACGACAATAAGATGAATTACTTCCTTGTGAACTTTGCGCTGTTGATATTTGCCACACTATTGGGGCTATCGATGTTAAAAAGACTCAACAAAATCATGAAAGAAAAAGGACACTAA
- a CDS encoding bacteriocin-like protein, whose translation MKNLKKLSRTDLKFIEGGFVEENSEGGRYKCCSNNSDACSECVYIRSRPKCSSGSYPVPC comes from the coding sequence ATGAAAAATTTAAAAAAACTTTCGAGAACAGATTTGAAATTTATTGAAGGAGGTTTTGTAGAAGAGAATAGCGAAGGAGGACGCTATAAATGTTGTTCTAATAACAGCGATGCATGTAGTGAATGTGTTTATATCAGGTCCAGACCTAAATGCAGTAGCGGATCTTATCCTGTACCTTGTTAA
- a CDS encoding GLPGLI family protein translates to MYSYSNLKYIIIFVFCIFPLVSAQKYRFVYTYASIPDTLNKNHIINENMLLEIDKEKSVFISQKKMISDSTMIEDAKKEIITMPDENINTRYIVIKKYPDLKTSLITDEFSTSYNFIVSDDRSLNWVLLPEKKTIRTYDCQRAEVDFAGRRWIAWFTEEIPFNDGPYKFRGLPGLIVEITDTTNSHSFHLQGMKKVTDNSISNIIDEKEKPRNFTLKDFVKFYKEYRRDPVREFRQKALSGDIYYESEEKRQEHMRLVENLRKERLKKDNNIIEIDLLR, encoded by the coding sequence ATGTATAGTTATAGTAATCTTAAATATATAATAATTTTCGTCTTTTGTATTTTCCCCCTTGTTTCTGCCCAGAAATATCGTTTCGTATATACTTATGCCTCTATACCTGATACCCTGAATAAAAACCATATTATCAATGAGAATATGCTTTTGGAGATTGATAAGGAAAAATCTGTTTTTATCAGTCAAAAAAAGATGATTTCTGACTCTACCATGATCGAAGATGCTAAAAAAGAAATTATAACAATGCCGGATGAAAATATTAATACAAGGTATATTGTTATAAAAAAATATCCTGATCTTAAAACCTCTTTAATAACAGATGAATTTTCAACATCCTATAATTTTATTGTTTCTGACGACAGGTCCTTAAACTGGGTTCTTCTTCCTGAAAAAAAGACTATTAGGACTTATGACTGTCAAAGAGCAGAAGTAGATTTTGCCGGAAGAAGATGGATAGCCTGGTTTACGGAAGAAATTCCATTTAATGATGGGCCATATAAATTTAGAGGTTTACCAGGGCTAATCGTAGAAATTACAGACACTACAAATTCCCACAGCTTTCACCTTCAGGGAATGAAAAAGGTAACGGATAACTCTATCTCAAATATAATCGATGAAAAAGAGAAACCCCGAAATTTTACTTTGAAAGATTTCGTTAAATTTTATAAAGAATATCGCAGAGATCCTGTCAGAGAATTCAGACAGAAAGCTTTGAGTGGCGATATATATTATGAGTCAGAAGAAAAAAGACAGGAACATATGAGATTAGTAGAAAATCTCAGAAAAGAAAGATTAAAAAAAGATAATAATATTATTGAGATTGATTTGTTGAGATAA
- a CDS encoding helix-turn-helix domain-containing protein — MMIHEKLRNLRKQKGMSQEKMAKILSTDPSNYSRKERGEVKIHDDEWQKLADALEVPVEDIKEEKELKMVHNDNSTFNDHSGNYYNQHFNIPNVLLDSLQDYITILKEQNALLKQENEELKNKLKVTEE; from the coding sequence ATGATGATTCACGAAAAACTTAGAAACTTACGTAAACAAAAAGGTATGTCTCAGGAAAAAATGGCTAAGATACTCTCTACAGATCCATCCAATTACTCCCGCAAAGAAAGAGGAGAAGTAAAAATTCATGATGATGAATGGCAAAAGTTGGCTGACGCTCTTGAAGTACCGGTTGAAGATATCAAAGAAGAGAAAGAATTGAAAATGGTACACAATGACAACTCGACTTTTAACGATCATTCAGGCAACTATTATAATCAACATTTTAATATACCAAATGTATTGTTAGATAGTTTACAAGATTATATTACTATTCTAAAAGAGCAAAATGCACTTCTCAAACAAGAAAACGAGGAATTAAAAAATAAATTAAAAGTCACTGAAGAGTAA